Proteins encoded in a region of the Ciona intestinalis chromosome 6, KH, whole genome shotgun sequence genome:
- the LOC100185197 gene encoding disks large homolog 5-like isoform X1, protein MSLIAALNNEAQNSDASVDLKPSVSPTLVLNLKSEVATLRQQLGKREMELSELASVHQEMIEQRSMVEGELEVMKKKALEADAKLSEIKAESEAAIRQNANDKQELAMIRRRSLVGGGGGQIITQMYETILMRYEKLNSSHEELRRRIVEECEKKAKLEKQLENARKYDPPIGAERDSLLRQAQIMNEKIESLMRDLTRVREERTMVKREYSLVMSERDAVHKEMDKLQEDLIAKQKECEQNTKEIQQLTAEKDSLKHQLSAMQPGSSNTLDILNLQQELYAAQRERKQALVEKDAQLREAYNARQAHELAVETVEQISRERDALTTSLERTKQELQDALNEAKESRRWREIAFSERHKLRLELEESKKVCDEVTAEREKLVKQLEEAVKEHDTTKETKNKILSELREIQTRVEMTQRENAHSHDSAIDAGEWESSEHPSNGGAVRLRKFVTVLPHGASVEPGWYVKNCESGAVAPGDRIVAVNNVSVADKTLYEVRQMVASGNTCYVELSRAFCYESASRDENFEEIVTQQHQLVSDWTPEPKPPVRKNNAHKLKEEKSPYNGVSTPKRKSKEMILSTEEENLLSHNPFSITVGQQHTLAHDSLTTIVTASKKKKFFWRRKKSKSIAGTSSSGGSPGGTWPRLDSPPLSNIISTGARLSVFNKKRNRPSISSTTFTPPSGHSAGHTPPTALRGHTSPTSTRIPSSPSSPSPPSGSLASNSLPSQREPAHQGHTHFRSATHKPVRRRRPVSAPMGERVLTPWQGNAMNSNNNNTVYPLHAKQQRPPESKTTEPPSSSILSVQPSMTKNDSYLLDQSNSNISNDLILVPSPAERTRVRYNRQQSVPEASHLKTNGTNLSASLTPSISPPSHPGASPRPRSSYSLPRPDPTSYRTALSVSSYTSSDTSRKTRTMDCKRIRIPSEASVGIKLSGSEKGSINLSSDRSTPVLFTHPFTLDSTIVIGASPPTNTDPSVSSLSVASSLSARSRKQKNSKVRRRKTVLVLCRPPVPNDPRYVSMIKGTDPIGISIVSGGENGGIFVSRLTEHSLAAKAGLEYGDQLLEYNGINLRSAKEDQARAIMSQTQPGDMITFLAHYNLEKYKNSIESNLSDTLGISQPKHDIIISTNEERDERTITPDATPRASPHVEQTLQSQTLSEPRFVFMNGGCTHVKLIGGNSLGIYVAAIQSNEDTLTPNTTDLRIGDKILEYNSLRFTNITLEGASIQLAQPVTSSSLRVVYEPNNFERIFKSQLTSEPQGDHFYVRALFDHMVEREGLLRFTRNSILLVDNTYPDYSVGQWLAWLVDEEGQRSKRGRIPSKLVIEKDREILALDDVASYTGSSSGKRLSGSGRRSFFKRRKPHRNSSRSSGDVRLQKSLSETSIESVVESEHLGAYQVVDKHSSASRRPVIVFGPHSSLVIEKLAREHTEMFVKCSTEQMKNDGHGSTIIESYTQSSGTLVLTEDILVRTMKMFPDRHVLLELSVDAVDRLHSLKIYPIIAFVKFSSAKKIKESQDRVIGRDKLSLKQCKEIMDKSNTIERKLVSKYFGTVLVNGGQSTTVAVKVSQIVSHEHTKVLWLPATNSPLNY, encoded by the exons ATGAGTTTAATAGCGGCATTGAATAATGAAG CTCAAAACAGTGATGCCTCCGTTGATTTAAAGCCTAGTGTTTCCCCAACCCTCGTGCTCAATTTAAAAAGTGAGGTGGCAACACTGAGGCAGCAGCTTGGCAAGCGAGAAATGGAGCTCTCGGAGCTTGCATCTGTCCACCAGGAGATGATAGAGCAGCGTTCGATGGTGGAAGGAGAGCTGGAGGTGATGAAGAAAAAGGCGCTTGAAGCAGACGCAAAACTATCGGAAATAAAG GCTGAATCTGAGGCAGCTATTCGACAAAACGCGAACGACAAGCAAGAACTTGCCATGATAAGACGACGGTCGTTAGTAGGAGGGGGAGGTGGTCAAATTATCACacagatgtatgaaacaatattaatGAG GTACGAAAAGCTTAATTCGTCACACGAGGAGCTAAGGAGGCGTATAGTGGAAGAATgcgagaaaaaggcaaaattgGAAAAGCAGCTCGAAAATGCTCGGAAATATGACCCTCCTATTG GTGCAGAAAGAGACTCCCTACTGCGACAGGCTCAAATAATgaacgaaaaaatagagtCGTTAATG CGTGATTTAACGCGTGTTCGTGAAGAAAGGACGATGGTTAAACGTGAATATTCACTCGTTATGAGCGAAAGAGACGCGGTACATAAAGAAATGGATAAATTACAAGAAGATTTGATCGCGAAGCAAAAAGAATG tGAACAAAACACCAAGGAAATACAACAGTTAACTGCAGAAAAAGACTCATTAAAACATcagttgtcagccatgcagCCTGGTTCT TCCAACACATTGGACATCTTGAACCTCCAGCAAGAGCTTTACGCCGCTCAGCGTGAGCGTAAGCAGGCACTGGTTGAAAAAGACGCCCAATTGCGCGAAGCTTACAATGCGCGCCAAGCGCACGAATTGGCTGTGGAAACCGTGGAACAAATATCTCGGGAGCGTGACGCACTGACGACAAGTCTTGAACGAACTAAACAGGAATTACAAGATGCACTTAATGAGGCCAAGGAATCGCGAAG GTGGCGAGAAATTGCGTTTTCGGAGCGCCACAAACTCCGCTTAGAATTGGAAGAAAGTAAGAAAGTTTGTGATGAGGTGACGGCAGAACGAGAAAAACTCGTCAAGCAACTTGAAGAAGCTGTTAAA GAGCACGACACGACTAAAGaaacgaaaaacaaaattctcaGTGAGCTACGAGAAATCCAGACTCGTGTCGAGATGACTCAGCGAGAAAATGCGCATAGTCATGACTCGGCAATCGACGCAGGCGAATGGGAAAGTAGTGAACACCCATCAAATGGTGGCGCTGTTCGCCTGCGTAAATTCGTCACCGTTTTGCCACACGGTGCCAGTGTAGAGCCAGGATGGTACGTTAAAAACTGCGAATCTGGTGCCGTTGCCCCTGGTGATCGTATCGTGGCTGTTAATAATGTTTCTGTGGCTGATAAAACACTTTATGAGGTCCGACAAATGGTTGCTTCTGGCAACACATGCTACGTAGAGCTGAGTCGGGCTTTTTGTTACGAGTCAGCGAGTAGGGATGAGAATTTTGAGGAAATCGTGACTCAACAGCACCAACTAGTGAGTGATTGGACACCGGAGCCGAAACCGCCCGTGCGGAAAAATAACGCG CATAAACTAAAGGAAGAGAAAAGCCCATATAATGGTGTTTCTACTCCGAAAAGAAAATCCAAAGAAATG attCTTTCGACTGAAGAAGAAAATCTGCTGAGTCACAATCCATTCTCCATCACTG TAGGTCAACAACATACACTTGCGCATGATTCTCTTACAACTATTGTGACCGCttctaaaaagaaaaag tttttctggCGGAGGAAAAAAAGCAAGAGTATCGCTGGCACTTCATCCTCTGGAGGGAGCCCTGGAGGCACGTGGCCGAGGTTAGATAGTCCCCCGTTATCGAACATCATTTCTACTGGAG CTCGACTTTCGGTTTTCAACAAAAAGCGGAATCGACCTTCAATTTCATCCACCACTTTCACCCCACCTAGCGGCCACAGTGCCGGCCACACCCCTCCCACTGCTTTACGAGGTCACACTTCGCCGACTTCGACACGTATCCCATCTAGCCCCAGCTCTCCATCACCACCAAGTGGTAGTTTAGCCTCAAATTCGCTGCCGTCTCAAAGAGAACCag CGCACCAGGGCCACACACACTTCCGTAGTGCAACTCATAAACCCGTTCGCCGTCGACGACCTGTGTCAGCCCCCATGGGGGAAAGGGTGCTTACCCCT TGGCAGGGCAACGCCATGaacagcaacaacaataacacTGTGTATCCCCTGCATGCAAAGCAGCAGAGGCCGCCAGAGAGCAAAACCACTGAACC CCCTTCCTCGTCAATTCTCAGTGTTCAACCATCCATGACCAAAAATGATTCGTATTTATTGGACCAATCAAATTCAAACATCTCCAATGACTTGATACTCGTACCCTCACCAGCAGAAAG GACCAGAGTTAGATACAACAGACAACAAAGTGTGCCCGAAGCAAGCCATCTAAAA acaaACGGGACCAACCTCTCGGCTTCTCTCACCCCATCCATTTCACCCCCAAGTCACCCCGGGGCTTCCCCTCGACCCAGAAGTTCATATTCTTTACCCCGTCCAGACCCAACAAG TTATAGAACAGCATTAAGTGTATCATCATATACAAGTTCTGACACCTCACGCAAAACCCGAACCATGGATTGTAAGAGAATAAGAATTCCTTCGGAGGCTTCTGTGGGCATTAAACTTAGTGGATCAGAAAAAG GTTCAATCAACTTATCATCGGATCGTAGCACCCCCGTTTTATTTACCCATCCCTTCACCCTTGATTCCACCATCGTAATCGGGGCGTCACCCCCCACTAACACCGATCCATCAGTTAGTTCGTTGTCCGTTGCTTCAAGTTTATCAGCTCGTAGTAGAAA ACAAAAGAATTCAAAAGTTCGACGCAGAAAAACTGTTCTAGTTTTATGCAG GCCCCCAGTTCCAAACGACCCCCGCTATGTTAGCATGATTAAGGGTACGGACCCCATTGGTATCTCGATTGTAAGCGGGGGTGAAAACGGGGGTATATTCGTGTCGAGACTTACTGAGCATAGCCTCGCAGCAAAAGCTGGGCTTGAATATGGGGACCAACTTCTTGAg TATAATGGGATCAATCTACGGAGTGCGAAAGAAGACCAAGCGAGGGCGATAATGAGCCAAACACAACCTGGCGATATGATCACGTTCCTGGCTCATTATAATCTTGAAA AATACAAAAACAGTATCGAAAGCAATTTATCGGACACCCTTGGAATCAGTCAACCGAaacatgacatcataatatcgACCAATGAGGAACGAGACGAAAGAACGATCACCCCCGATGCCACCCCTCGTGCAAG CCCCCACGTTGAGCAGACCCTTCAATCGCAAACCCTTAGCGAACCCCGCTTTGTATTCATGAACGGGGGTTGCACCCATGTAAAACTAATAGGGGGGAACTCACTTGGTATATACGTGGCTGCAATTCAATCAAACGAAGACACTCTTACTCCCAACACAACTGATTTAAGGATTGGCGACAAAATATTGGAATATAACAG TTTGCGTTTCACGAACATAACATTAGAGGGAGCTTCAATACAACTTGCGCAGCCCGTTACTAGTTCATCATTACGTGTGGTGTATGAACCAAATAACTTTGAACGAATATTTAAATCCCAACTTACAAGCGAACCACAGGGTGATCATTTCTATGTCAG AGCACTTTTTGACCACATGGTGGAGCGAGAGGGATTGCTTCGTTTCACTCGTAACTCCATCTTATTGGTCGATAACACTTACCCTGATTATTCCGTCGGCCAATGGCTGGCTTGGCTCGTAGATGAGGAAGGTCAAAGGTCAAAGAGAGGTCGCATACCAAGCAAACTTGT AATTGAGAAAGACCGTGAGATCCTTGCTTTGGACGACGTAGCCTCATATACGGGGTCGAGCTCTGGCAAGCGGCTTAGTGGGTCTGGGAGAAGAAGTTTCTTTAAG CGTCGGAAACCTCATCGTAACTCGTCGCGGTCAAGCGGCGACGTACGGCTACAAAAATCGCTCAGCGAAACTTCTATTGAATCTGTCGTCGAATCTGAACACTTGGGGGCGTACCAGGTCGTGGACAAACACTCTAGCGCCTCCAGGAGGCCGGTAATTGTCTTTGGACCCCATTCGTCACTTGTGATCGAGAAATTGGCACGAGAACATACGGAAATGTTTGTTAA atgtAGCACAGAACAAATGAAGAACGATGGTCACGGGTCAACGATCATCGAAAGTTATACTCAGTCAAGTGGAACACTCGTTTTAACCGAAGATATTCTTGTTCGAACAATGAAAatg tTTCCGGACCGACATGTTCTTCTTGAACTTTCCGTTGACGCGGTCGACCGACTTCATTCACTTAAGATTTATCCAATCATTGCGTTCGTGAAATTTTCTTCAGCGAAAAAAATCAA GGAAAGTCAGGACCGTGTAATAGGCCGTGATAAATTATCTTTGAAACAATGTAAAGAAATTATGGACAAGTCAAACACCATTGAAAGAAAACTtgtgtcaaaatattttgggaCAG TGTTAGTAAATGGGGGACAGTCAACTACAGTTGCAGTTAAAGTGTCTCAGATTGTTTCGCACGAGCACACCAAAGTATTATGGCTACCAGCAACTAACAGCCCGCTtaactattaa
- the LOC100185197 gene encoding disks large homolog 5-like isoform X3, which translates to MSLIAALNNEAQNSDASVDLKPSVSPTLVLNLKSEVATLRQQLGKREMELSELASVHQEMIEQRSMVEGELEVMKKKALEADAKLSEIKAESEAAIRQNANDKQELAMIRRRSLVGGGGGQIITQMYETILMRYEKLNSSHEELRRRIVEECEKKAKLEKQLENARKYDPPIGAERDSLLRQAQIMNEKIESLMRDLTRVREERTMVKREYSLVMSERDAVHKEMDKLQEDLIAKQKECEQNTKEIQQLTAEKDSLKHQLSAMQPGSSNTLDILNLQQELYAAQRERKQALVEKDAQLREAYNARQAHELAVETVEQISRERDALTTSLERTKQELQDALNEAKESRRWREIAFSERHKLRLELEESKKVCDEVTAEREKLVKQLEEAVKEHDTTKETKNKILSELREIQTRVEMTQRENAHSHDSAIDAGEWESSEHPSNGGAVRLRKFVTVLPHGASVEPGWYVKNCESGAVAPGDRIVAVNNVSVADKTLYEVRQMVASGNTCYVELSRAFCYESASRDENFEEIVTQQHQLVSDWTPEPKPPVRKNNAHKLKEEKSPYNGVSTPKRKSKEMILSTEEENLLSHNPFSITVGQQHTLAHDSLTTIVTASKKKKFFWRRKKSKSIAGTSSSGGSPGGTWPRLDSPPLSNIISTGARLSVFNKKRNRPSISSTTFTPPSGHSAGHTPPTALRGHTSPTSTRIPSSPSSPSPPSGSLASNSLPSQREPAHQGHTHFRSATHKPVRRRRPVSAPMGERVLTPWQGNAMNSNNNNTVYPLHAKQQRPPESKTTEPPSSSILSVQPSMTKNDSYLLDQSNSNISNDLILVPSPAERTRVRYNRQQSVPEASHLKTNGTNLSASLTPSISPPSHPGASPRPRSSYSLPRPDPTSYRTALSVSSYTSSDTSRKTRTMDCKRIRIPSEASVGIKLSGSEKGSINLSSDRSTPVLFTHPFTLDSTIVIGASPPTNTDPSVSSLSVASSLSARSRKPPVPNDPRYVSMIKGTDPIGISIVSGGENGGIFVSRLTEHSLAAKAGLEYGDQLLEYNGINLRSAKEDQARAIMSQTQPGDMITFLAHYNLEKYKNSIESNLSDTLGISQPKHDIIISTNEERDERTITPDATPRASPHVEQTLQSQTLSEPRFVFMNGGCTHVKLIGGNSLGIYVAAIQSNEDTLTPNTTDLRIGDKILEYNSLRFTNITLEGASIQLAQPVTSSSLRVVYEPNNFERIFKSQLTSEPQGDHFYVRALFDHMVEREGLLRFTRNSILLVDNTYPDYSVGQWLAWLVDEEGQRSKRGRIPSKLVIEKDREILALDDVASYTGSSSGKRLSGSGRRSFFKRRKPHRNSSRSSGDVRLQKSLSETSIESVVESEHLGAYQVVDKHSSASRRPVIVFGPHSSLVIEKLAREHTEMFVKCSTEQMKNDGHGSTIIESYTQSSGTLVLTEDILVRTMKMFPDRHVLLELSVDAVDRLHSLKIYPIIAFVKFSSAKKIKESQDRVIGRDKLSLKQCKEIMDKSNTIERKLVSKYFGTVLVNGGQSTTVAVKVSQIVSHEHTKVLWLPATNSPLNY; encoded by the exons ATGAGTTTAATAGCGGCATTGAATAATGAAG CTCAAAACAGTGATGCCTCCGTTGATTTAAAGCCTAGTGTTTCCCCAACCCTCGTGCTCAATTTAAAAAGTGAGGTGGCAACACTGAGGCAGCAGCTTGGCAAGCGAGAAATGGAGCTCTCGGAGCTTGCATCTGTCCACCAGGAGATGATAGAGCAGCGTTCGATGGTGGAAGGAGAGCTGGAGGTGATGAAGAAAAAGGCGCTTGAAGCAGACGCAAAACTATCGGAAATAAAG GCTGAATCTGAGGCAGCTATTCGACAAAACGCGAACGACAAGCAAGAACTTGCCATGATAAGACGACGGTCGTTAGTAGGAGGGGGAGGTGGTCAAATTATCACacagatgtatgaaacaatattaatGAG GTACGAAAAGCTTAATTCGTCACACGAGGAGCTAAGGAGGCGTATAGTGGAAGAATgcgagaaaaaggcaaaattgGAAAAGCAGCTCGAAAATGCTCGGAAATATGACCCTCCTATTG GTGCAGAAAGAGACTCCCTACTGCGACAGGCTCAAATAATgaacgaaaaaatagagtCGTTAATG CGTGATTTAACGCGTGTTCGTGAAGAAAGGACGATGGTTAAACGTGAATATTCACTCGTTATGAGCGAAAGAGACGCGGTACATAAAGAAATGGATAAATTACAAGAAGATTTGATCGCGAAGCAAAAAGAATG tGAACAAAACACCAAGGAAATACAACAGTTAACTGCAGAAAAAGACTCATTAAAACATcagttgtcagccatgcagCCTGGTTCT TCCAACACATTGGACATCTTGAACCTCCAGCAAGAGCTTTACGCCGCTCAGCGTGAGCGTAAGCAGGCACTGGTTGAAAAAGACGCCCAATTGCGCGAAGCTTACAATGCGCGCCAAGCGCACGAATTGGCTGTGGAAACCGTGGAACAAATATCTCGGGAGCGTGACGCACTGACGACAAGTCTTGAACGAACTAAACAGGAATTACAAGATGCACTTAATGAGGCCAAGGAATCGCGAAG GTGGCGAGAAATTGCGTTTTCGGAGCGCCACAAACTCCGCTTAGAATTGGAAGAAAGTAAGAAAGTTTGTGATGAGGTGACGGCAGAACGAGAAAAACTCGTCAAGCAACTTGAAGAAGCTGTTAAA GAGCACGACACGACTAAAGaaacgaaaaacaaaattctcaGTGAGCTACGAGAAATCCAGACTCGTGTCGAGATGACTCAGCGAGAAAATGCGCATAGTCATGACTCGGCAATCGACGCAGGCGAATGGGAAAGTAGTGAACACCCATCAAATGGTGGCGCTGTTCGCCTGCGTAAATTCGTCACCGTTTTGCCACACGGTGCCAGTGTAGAGCCAGGATGGTACGTTAAAAACTGCGAATCTGGTGCCGTTGCCCCTGGTGATCGTATCGTGGCTGTTAATAATGTTTCTGTGGCTGATAAAACACTTTATGAGGTCCGACAAATGGTTGCTTCTGGCAACACATGCTACGTAGAGCTGAGTCGGGCTTTTTGTTACGAGTCAGCGAGTAGGGATGAGAATTTTGAGGAAATCGTGACTCAACAGCACCAACTAGTGAGTGATTGGACACCGGAGCCGAAACCGCCCGTGCGGAAAAATAACGCG CATAAACTAAAGGAAGAGAAAAGCCCATATAATGGTGTTTCTACTCCGAAAAGAAAATCCAAAGAAATG attCTTTCGACTGAAGAAGAAAATCTGCTGAGTCACAATCCATTCTCCATCACTG TAGGTCAACAACATACACTTGCGCATGATTCTCTTACAACTATTGTGACCGCttctaaaaagaaaaag tttttctggCGGAGGAAAAAAAGCAAGAGTATCGCTGGCACTTCATCCTCTGGAGGGAGCCCTGGAGGCACGTGGCCGAGGTTAGATAGTCCCCCGTTATCGAACATCATTTCTACTGGAG CTCGACTTTCGGTTTTCAACAAAAAGCGGAATCGACCTTCAATTTCATCCACCACTTTCACCCCACCTAGCGGCCACAGTGCCGGCCACACCCCTCCCACTGCTTTACGAGGTCACACTTCGCCGACTTCGACACGTATCCCATCTAGCCCCAGCTCTCCATCACCACCAAGTGGTAGTTTAGCCTCAAATTCGCTGCCGTCTCAAAGAGAACCag CGCACCAGGGCCACACACACTTCCGTAGTGCAACTCATAAACCCGTTCGCCGTCGACGACCTGTGTCAGCCCCCATGGGGGAAAGGGTGCTTACCCCT TGGCAGGGCAACGCCATGaacagcaacaacaataacacTGTGTATCCCCTGCATGCAAAGCAGCAGAGGCCGCCAGAGAGCAAAACCACTGAACC CCCTTCCTCGTCAATTCTCAGTGTTCAACCATCCATGACCAAAAATGATTCGTATTTATTGGACCAATCAAATTCAAACATCTCCAATGACTTGATACTCGTACCCTCACCAGCAGAAAG GACCAGAGTTAGATACAACAGACAACAAAGTGTGCCCGAAGCAAGCCATCTAAAA acaaACGGGACCAACCTCTCGGCTTCTCTCACCCCATCCATTTCACCCCCAAGTCACCCCGGGGCTTCCCCTCGACCCAGAAGTTCATATTCTTTACCCCGTCCAGACCCAACAAG TTATAGAACAGCATTAAGTGTATCATCATATACAAGTTCTGACACCTCACGCAAAACCCGAACCATGGATTGTAAGAGAATAAGAATTCCTTCGGAGGCTTCTGTGGGCATTAAACTTAGTGGATCAGAAAAAG GTTCAATCAACTTATCATCGGATCGTAGCACCCCCGTTTTATTTACCCATCCCTTCACCCTTGATTCCACCATCGTAATCGGGGCGTCACCCCCCACTAACACCGATCCATCAGTTAGTTCGTTGTCCGTTGCTTCAAGTTTATCAGCTCGTAGTAGAAA GCCCCCAGTTCCAAACGACCCCCGCTATGTTAGCATGATTAAGGGTACGGACCCCATTGGTATCTCGATTGTAAGCGGGGGTGAAAACGGGGGTATATTCGTGTCGAGACTTACTGAGCATAGCCTCGCAGCAAAAGCTGGGCTTGAATATGGGGACCAACTTCTTGAg TATAATGGGATCAATCTACGGAGTGCGAAAGAAGACCAAGCGAGGGCGATAATGAGCCAAACACAACCTGGCGATATGATCACGTTCCTGGCTCATTATAATCTTGAAA AATACAAAAACAGTATCGAAAGCAATTTATCGGACACCCTTGGAATCAGTCAACCGAaacatgacatcataatatcgACCAATGAGGAACGAGACGAAAGAACGATCACCCCCGATGCCACCCCTCGTGCAAG CCCCCACGTTGAGCAGACCCTTCAATCGCAAACCCTTAGCGAACCCCGCTTTGTATTCATGAACGGGGGTTGCACCCATGTAAAACTAATAGGGGGGAACTCACTTGGTATATACGTGGCTGCAATTCAATCAAACGAAGACACTCTTACTCCCAACACAACTGATTTAAGGATTGGCGACAAAATATTGGAATATAACAG TTTGCGTTTCACGAACATAACATTAGAGGGAGCTTCAATACAACTTGCGCAGCCCGTTACTAGTTCATCATTACGTGTGGTGTATGAACCAAATAACTTTGAACGAATATTTAAATCCCAACTTACAAGCGAACCACAGGGTGATCATTTCTATGTCAG AGCACTTTTTGACCACATGGTGGAGCGAGAGGGATTGCTTCGTTTCACTCGTAACTCCATCTTATTGGTCGATAACACTTACCCTGATTATTCCGTCGGCCAATGGCTGGCTTGGCTCGTAGATGAGGAAGGTCAAAGGTCAAAGAGAGGTCGCATACCAAGCAAACTTGT AATTGAGAAAGACCGTGAGATCCTTGCTTTGGACGACGTAGCCTCATATACGGGGTCGAGCTCTGGCAAGCGGCTTAGTGGGTCTGGGAGAAGAAGTTTCTTTAAG CGTCGGAAACCTCATCGTAACTCGTCGCGGTCAAGCGGCGACGTACGGCTACAAAAATCGCTCAGCGAAACTTCTATTGAATCTGTCGTCGAATCTGAACACTTGGGGGCGTACCAGGTCGTGGACAAACACTCTAGCGCCTCCAGGAGGCCGGTAATTGTCTTTGGACCCCATTCGTCACTTGTGATCGAGAAATTGGCACGAGAACATACGGAAATGTTTGTTAA atgtAGCACAGAACAAATGAAGAACGATGGTCACGGGTCAACGATCATCGAAAGTTATACTCAGTCAAGTGGAACACTCGTTTTAACCGAAGATATTCTTGTTCGAACAATGAAAatg tTTCCGGACCGACATGTTCTTCTTGAACTTTCCGTTGACGCGGTCGACCGACTTCATTCACTTAAGATTTATCCAATCATTGCGTTCGTGAAATTTTCTTCAGCGAAAAAAATCAA GGAAAGTCAGGACCGTGTAATAGGCCGTGATAAATTATCTTTGAAACAATGTAAAGAAATTATGGACAAGTCAAACACCATTGAAAGAAAACTtgtgtcaaaatattttgggaCAG TGTTAGTAAATGGGGGACAGTCAACTACAGTTGCAGTTAAAGTGTCTCAGATTGTTTCGCACGAGCACACCAAAGTATTATGGCTACCAGCAACTAACAGCCCGCTtaactattaa